One Pseudorhodoplanes sinuspersici DNA segment encodes these proteins:
- a CDS encoding DUF2125 domain-containing protein — translation MDQYRPAPPRGVEVPRRRSIGWLIPSLILVIVAAGWCAFWFYAADRAKGLIAGWIEREQRSGRIYTCGDQSLGGFPFRIEFRCNNAGAELPKARPPVTLTASGILAAVQVYQPTLLLAEIEGPLAIADPGQSPKMTANWSLAQISLRGTPRAPQRVSFAADNMTVDRSGTDQPERLFAATHAELHGRLASGTVTENPVIDVATTVTAATAPGLHPLTKQPTDFNGDAQLVGLRNFAPKTWPERFREIQQANGRIDIRNARLRQGDLLAVSNGTLKLTPSGYLDGELQVTATGVEKILPALGVEALARQGGSRNERLGAALKLLDKMAPGAIAGAVSFLGEPAELEGRKATKMPLRFKDGVATLGPVKLGQTPPLY, via the coding sequence ATGGATCAATACCGTCCCGCGCCGCCCCGTGGCGTAGAGGTGCCCCGCCGCCGGTCAATTGGCTGGCTCATCCCTTCATTGATTCTCGTGATTGTCGCGGCGGGTTGGTGTGCGTTCTGGTTTTACGCCGCCGATCGGGCCAAGGGCCTGATTGCCGGCTGGATCGAGCGCGAACAGCGGTCCGGCCGTATCTATACGTGTGGCGATCAAAGTCTCGGCGGCTTCCCGTTCCGAATCGAGTTTCGTTGCAACAATGCCGGCGCGGAGTTGCCGAAAGCCCGGCCGCCAGTGACGCTCACGGCATCCGGTATTCTCGCCGCGGTTCAAGTCTACCAGCCGACGTTGCTGCTGGCGGAAATCGAGGGACCGCTTGCGATTGCCGACCCCGGTCAGTCCCCGAAGATGACGGCGAACTGGTCGCTGGCGCAGATCAGCCTCCGCGGTACGCCGCGCGCTCCGCAGCGAGTCTCCTTCGCCGCCGATAACATGACAGTAGATCGCAGCGGTACCGATCAGCCGGAACGCTTGTTTGCCGCAACCCATGCCGAGCTTCATGGCCGTCTGGCGTCGGGCACAGTGACAGAAAATCCAGTCATCGATGTTGCAACGACCGTGACGGCTGCGACCGCACCAGGCTTGCATCCACTTACGAAGCAACCGACCGATTTCAATGGCGATGCGCAGCTCGTGGGTTTGCGCAATTTTGCGCCGAAGACCTGGCCTGAGCGTTTTCGCGAAATCCAGCAAGCCAATGGCCGCATCGACATTCGGAATGCGCGGTTGCGGCAAGGCGATCTGCTGGCGGTCTCGAACGGCACGCTGAAACTGACACCGTCGGGTTATCTCGACGGCGAATTGCAGGTCACGGCGACGGGGGTCGAGAAAATTCTGCCCGCCCTAGGCGTGGAGGCCTTGGCCCGCCAGGGCGGCAGCCGAAACGAAAGGCTGGGCGCCGCGCTGAAACTTCTCGACAAGATGGCGCCTGGTGCGATTGCCGGCGCAGTGTCGTTTCTCGGGGAGCCGGCGGAACTGGAAGGACGCAAGGCAACCAAGATGCCGCTGCGCTTCAAGGATGGCGTTGCAACGCTCGGTCCGGTGAAGCTCGGTCAAACGCCGCCACTATATTGA
- a CDS encoding gamma-glutamylcyclotransferase — protein sequence MKLAPDQIPEDLWVFGYGSLLWRPGFAFTERVPARVTGLHRSLCVYSFVHRGTPERPGLVLGLDRGGACRGIAFRVAPAERDATIHYLREREQATSVYLEMMRGVTLLGQPERRVQALTYVVDRGHPQYAGKLSIDERLNLIRQGHGRSGPNPEYVLATVAELESLGCRDAELHALAERLKGPHLHDAQVTT from the coding sequence ATGAAACTCGCTCCAGATCAAATTCCAGAAGATTTATGGGTGTTTGGCTATGGCTCTCTGCTATGGCGGCCCGGCTTTGCCTTCACCGAGCGGGTTCCGGCCCGCGTGACTGGCCTGCACCGGTCGCTTTGCGTCTATTCTTTCGTACATCGTGGCACACCGGAACGGCCAGGTCTTGTCCTTGGTCTAGACCGCGGCGGGGCGTGCCGCGGCATCGCCTTTCGCGTCGCCCCAGCGGAGAGGGACGCAACGATCCATTATTTGCGCGAGCGCGAACAGGCGACCTCGGTCTATCTCGAAATGATGCGTGGTGTAACTCTGCTCGGGCAACCGGAGCGCCGCGTGCAAGCCCTGACATACGTAGTAGACCGCGGCCATCCGCAATATGCCGGCAAGCTCAGCATCGACGAGCGGCTGAACCTGATCCGTCAGGGACATGGTCGGTCAGGCCCAAATCCCGAATATGTGCTGGCAACGGTTGCCGAGCTGGAATCGCTCGGTTGCCGCGATGCCGAGTTGCATGCCTTGGCAGAACGGCTGAAGGGACCGCATCTGCACGACGCGCAGGTGACGACTTAG
- the ftsE gene encoding cell division ATP-binding protein FtsE, translating into MVRFENVGLRYGMGQEVLRDLTFRIEPQSFQFLTGPSGAGKTSLLKLLFLSLRPTRGLISIFGRDTSTLDGDGLSALRRRIGIVFQDFRLLDHMTTYENVSLPLRIMGRDENTYRAEVVELLQWVGLGHRMWALPPVLSGGEKQRAAIARAVIARPHLLLADEPTGNVDPSLGKRLLHLFQELNRSGTSIVIATHDIALMDQFDARRLVLHGGRLHLYD; encoded by the coding sequence GTGGTCCGATTCGAAAATGTCGGTTTGCGATACGGAATGGGGCAGGAGGTTCTGCGCGACCTTACCTTCCGCATCGAGCCGCAATCGTTCCAATTCCTCACCGGCCCCTCTGGAGCCGGAAAGACCTCGCTTCTGAAACTGCTATTCCTGTCGCTGCGGCCGACGCGCGGACTGATCTCAATCTTTGGCCGGGATACCTCGACACTGGACGGCGACGGCTTGTCCGCCTTGCGCAGGCGGATCGGCATCGTGTTCCAGGATTTCCGCCTTCTTGATCACATGACGACGTATGAGAATGTCTCCCTGCCGCTCCGCATCATGGGGCGCGACGAAAACACCTATCGCGCCGAGGTGGTCGAACTGCTGCAATGGGTCGGGCTTGGCCATCGCATGTGGGCGTTGCCGCCGGTGCTATCGGGCGGAGAAAAGCAGCGTGCGGCGATTGCACGGGCCGTGATCGCGCGGCCGCATCTGTTGCTCGCGGACGAGCCGACCGGCAATGTCGATCCGAGTCTTGGCAAGCGCCTGTTGCATCTGTTCCAGGAATTGAACAGATCCGGCACCTCGATTGTGATTGCCACCCACGATATCGCTTTGATGGATCAATTCGACGCACGCCGCCTCGTGCTGCATGGCGGCCGGCTGCATCTTTATGATTGA
- a CDS encoding ABC transporter substrate-binding protein: MSPNQIAAGGPLELVVFPGGFNWPLFVANEKGFFAGNGVAVNITPTPDSKFQLVGLIEGRFDIALTAIDNVIAYSEGQGTAKTEHKPDIFAFMGSDSGFLRLVSVPEVTRVAQLAGKRLGVDALTTGYAFVLHKLLELAGIRREDVQFVQAGGVKSRYDALLRREFEATLLVTPFEAMAEAEGFHRLANASQALGAYQGVVAAARRPWARAHVDEVVEFIRGYRAALDWLFDHANKRDAIEILKRNVPGMDNTVAGKSHDFLLDPGTGFFKDARLDAEGIAKVVALRSEYGEPRKLLADPASYYDIDYLAKAAGYSPDHMT, encoded by the coding sequence ATGTCGCCCAACCAGATCGCCGCGGGTGGCCCGCTGGAACTCGTAGTATTCCCCGGCGGCTTCAACTGGCCGCTCTTCGTCGCCAATGAAAAGGGTTTTTTTGCCGGCAATGGCGTGGCCGTGAATATCACGCCGACGCCCGACTCCAAGTTTCAGTTGGTGGGGCTGATCGAAGGCCGGTTCGATATCGCTTTGACCGCAATCGACAACGTCATCGCCTATTCGGAGGGGCAGGGCACTGCGAAGACCGAACATAAGCCGGATATCTTCGCCTTCATGGGCAGCGATAGCGGATTTCTTCGGTTGGTGTCTGTCCCGGAAGTCACGCGTGTCGCGCAACTTGCCGGTAAGCGACTAGGGGTCGACGCGCTCACCACTGGATATGCCTTTGTACTCCACAAGCTTCTGGAGCTGGCGGGGATCAGACGGGAGGATGTCCAGTTTGTACAGGCCGGCGGCGTCAAGAGCCGCTACGACGCGTTGCTGCGGAGGGAATTTGAGGCGACGCTACTCGTTACGCCCTTCGAAGCGATGGCCGAGGCAGAAGGCTTCCACCGGCTGGCCAATGCGTCACAGGCGCTTGGCGCATATCAAGGTGTCGTCGCAGCCGCGCGGCGCCCGTGGGCGCGCGCGCATGTCGATGAGGTCGTCGAATTTATTCGCGGCTATCGTGCCGCGCTCGACTGGCTCTTCGATCATGCGAACAAGAGGGATGCGATTGAGATACTCAAGCGCAATGTGCCGGGCATGGACAATACCGTAGCTGGGAAATCACACGATTTCCTTCTCGACCCAGGCACGGGCTTCTTCAAGGATGCCCGCCTCGACGCCGAAGGTATTGCGAAGGTCGTTGCGCTTCGCAGTGAATACGGAGAGCCGCGCAAGCTGCTGGCCGATCCCGCAAGTTACTATGACATCGATTACCTGGCGAAGGCAGCTGGGTACAGCCCTGATCATATGACCTGA
- a CDS encoding MJ0042-type zinc finger domain-containing protein, with protein sequence MDIVCPHCETSYRVTPESLGQKGRSVRCVNCNNVWFAEPPQPVFQADEPSLAAAAPSMIRPALDDVVEIGLTASSRPVWDQPLDETDIFNKTKEPGFDTGAPHNTGFPDGPRMQAGPSIVPPLDPKSDFNGGQDIESLAARRTAQRQMARRRFGFKPSLPVAICAMLAVIGGLVVARHQVVRILPQTASLYAAIGLPVNLRGLVFDNIKTVRETEDGQTMLVVEGNIVSTAGRLTEVPRLRFGVIDSAGKEIYAWTARPNRALLPPGEILNFRSRLASPPADAISVTVRFFNRRDAQTELM encoded by the coding sequence ATGGATATCGTCTGCCCCCATTGTGAAACATCCTACCGCGTCACCCCCGAAAGTCTCGGGCAGAAGGGGCGCTCGGTTCGCTGCGTCAATTGCAACAACGTCTGGTTCGCAGAACCCCCGCAGCCGGTGTTCCAGGCGGACGAGCCTTCCCTCGCGGCGGCGGCCCCGTCAATGATCCGGCCGGCTTTGGACGATGTGGTGGAAATCGGCCTGACCGCGTCCAGCCGTCCGGTATGGGACCAGCCCCTGGACGAGACGGACATCTTCAATAAAACCAAAGAACCAGGCTTCGACACGGGGGCCCCCCACAACACCGGATTTCCCGATGGACCGCGGATGCAGGCGGGTCCATCCATTGTTCCGCCGCTGGATCCGAAGAGCGATTTCAACGGTGGGCAAGACATTGAAAGCCTTGCTGCACGCCGGACGGCGCAGCGTCAGATGGCACGTCGGCGCTTTGGTTTCAAACCCAGCCTTCCGGTTGCAATCTGCGCCATGCTCGCTGTGATTGGCGGGCTCGTGGTCGCACGGCATCAGGTGGTGCGTATCCTGCCACAAACGGCATCATTGTATGCGGCTATCGGGCTGCCGGTGAATTTGCGGGGGCTTGTGTTCGACAACATCAAGACCGTCCGCGAGACTGAGGACGGCCAGACAATGCTGGTCGTCGAAGGCAACATCGTCAGTACGGCCGGCCGGCTGACCGAGGTGCCACGTCTGCGTTTCGGCGTCATTGATAGCGCCGGTAAGGAAATCTATGCATGGACCGCGCGACCGAATCGCGCGTTGCTGCCGCCTGGCGAAATCCTCAACTTCCGTTCACGGCTGGCGTCGCCGCCGGCGGATGCCATCAGCGTCACCGTCCGATTTTTTAACCGGCGCGACGCCCAGACCGAATTGATGTGA
- a CDS encoding lysophospholipid acyltransferase family protein — MILLRSIAFNIVFYLVLFVYLIAALPTLLMPRGAILAMVKNWSALNLTMLRVMCGLTYEFRGIEKIPAGAVLVASKHQSMWETFALLTILKDPAYILKRELMWIPFFGWHAWKARMIPVDRGARSQALASMTAHAKKEVAAGRQIIIFPEGTRRAPGAEPKYKFGVAFLYNALDIPCVPVALNSGVFWPRRSIMRYPGVVRVEFLDPIAPGLDRQTFFNQLQNDVETATAKLVAMADRDVGLTHRDG, encoded by the coding sequence GTGATCCTTCTTCGATCCATCGCTTTCAATATCGTCTTTTATCTCGTGCTGTTCGTGTATCTGATCGCGGCTTTGCCAACCCTGTTGATGCCGCGGGGCGCAATTTTGGCGATGGTGAAGAATTGGAGCGCTCTCAATTTAACAATGCTGCGCGTGATGTGCGGCCTGACATACGAATTTCGTGGTATCGAGAAAATTCCGGCCGGCGCCGTGCTGGTCGCATCCAAACACCAATCGATGTGGGAAACCTTCGCTCTTCTCACGATCCTTAAGGACCCTGCTTATATCCTTAAACGCGAATTGATGTGGATTCCGTTCTTCGGCTGGCATGCCTGGAAGGCGCGCATGATCCCGGTCGATCGCGGGGCGCGGTCGCAAGCGTTGGCCAGTATGACGGCACACGCGAAAAAGGAAGTCGCGGCTGGTCGCCAGATCATTATTTTCCCGGAAGGCACACGGCGCGCGCCCGGCGCCGAACCGAAATACAAGTTCGGTGTTGCGTTCCTTTACAACGCTCTCGATATTCCCTGCGTACCGGTCGCGCTGAATTCCGGCGTGTTCTGGCCGCGTCGCTCGATCATGCGTTATCCAGGCGTCGTGCGTGTCGAGTTTCTCGATCCGATCGCACCGGGGCTCGACCGGCAGACGTTTTTCAATCAATTGCAAAATGATGTGGAGACTGCGACGGCAAAGCTTGTCGCAATGGCCGATCGCGACGTTGGCCTCACGCACCGTGATGGCTAA
- a CDS encoding RidA family protein, with product MSVQKTILEPSWEAKYAYSPAVITQGGKTVWLAGHVGFVDDNGAPLEGNFDAQARQAFKNLEKTLQRAGGSLTDIVWMTVAISDGRYSQRFSDIRKEIYGKDFPASTLLTAAAFAAAEIMVEITAIAVVAE from the coding sequence ATGAGCGTTCAGAAGACAATACTCGAACCGTCATGGGAGGCGAAATACGCCTATTCGCCGGCGGTCATTACCCAAGGCGGAAAGACAGTCTGGCTGGCCGGACATGTCGGCTTCGTCGACGACAACGGAGCCCCGCTGGAGGGAAACTTCGATGCCCAAGCGCGGCAGGCTTTCAAGAATCTTGAAAAGACGCTGCAACGGGCGGGCGGAAGTCTTACGGACATCGTCTGGATGACTGTCGCCATTTCCGATGGCCGGTATTCGCAGCGGTTCAGCGATATCCGCAAAGAAATCTATGGCAAGGATTTTCCCGCGAGCACGTTGCTGACAGCTGCGGCCTTCGCCGCCGCCGAGATTATGGTGGAGATAACTGCCATCGCAGTCGTCGCCGAGTAA
- a CDS encoding TetR/AcrR family transcriptional regulator — protein sequence MPQDAISKTPAAAKTAKAAKRREEFLEAAGDLFLRKGFDNVSINDIIARSGGSKTDIYRGFGGKEALFSEAIRQRCRRTLQPIMHPIPVSEDPVATLLNFGTQFLKCVLSEDGILCHRIVIAEAMRFPEVAQAFYVDGPQSVYQALSKIFLLLDKQARIPKGSADAFARHFHGMILTELQMGRLVANIPMPDDAQLRRHVKRAIKALLLSEP from the coding sequence ATGCCTCAGGATGCCATTTCTAAAACACCTGCTGCGGCAAAGACGGCGAAGGCAGCGAAACGTCGCGAGGAGTTCCTGGAGGCCGCCGGCGACCTCTTCCTCCGGAAAGGCTTCGACAATGTGAGCATCAATGACATCATTGCGCGAAGCGGTGGGTCAAAGACTGACATCTATCGCGGCTTCGGCGGGAAGGAGGCGCTTTTCTCCGAGGCGATACGGCAGCGATGCAGGAGAACACTGCAACCGATCATGCATCCGATACCCGTCAGTGAAGATCCTGTTGCAACCCTGTTAAATTTTGGCACCCAGTTCTTGAAATGCGTGCTCTCCGAGGACGGCATCTTGTGCCACCGAATCGTGATTGCCGAGGCGATGCGCTTTCCCGAGGTTGCACAGGCATTCTATGTAGACGGTCCGCAATCGGTTTATCAGGCGCTGTCCAAGATCTTCCTCCTGCTCGACAAGCAAGCGCGCATTCCGAAAGGGAGCGCCGACGCCTTCGCCCGCCATTTTCACGGCATGATCCTGACAGAATTGCAGATGGGCCGTCTGGTCGCGAACATTCCCATGCCGGACGACGCGCAGCTGCGCCGTCACGTCAAACGCGCGATCAAAGCGCTGTTGTTATCCGAGCCCTGA
- a CDS encoding response regulator, which yields MARILLAEDEDSLRVLVARALMQDGHEVVQNCDGAAALDTLSRDQGRYDLLLTDIRMPIMDGIALALAAGRDYPALPILLMTGYADQRERASGLEMLIHDVITKPFTLATICGAVREALAAPKKLH from the coding sequence ATGGCGCGAATTTTGTTGGCCGAAGACGAAGACTCGTTACGTGTACTTGTAGCGCGGGCGCTCATGCAGGACGGCCATGAAGTCGTGCAAAATTGCGACGGCGCGGCAGCCCTCGATACGCTCTCACGCGACCAAGGCCGCTACGATCTGCTGCTGACGGATATCCGCATGCCGATCATGGACGGCATTGCGTTGGCGCTCGCAGCCGGTCGCGACTATCCGGCTTTGCCGATCCTTTTGATGACCGGCTATGCCGACCAGCGTGAACGCGCATCGGGGCTGGAAATGCTGATCCACGACGTGATCACCAAGCCGTTCACATTGGCGACGATTTGCGGCGCGGTGCGCGAAGCCTTGGCAGCGCCGAAGAAGCTCCACTAA
- a CDS encoding TIGR02302 family protein, whose product MLLSRGISRARWSILWERIWPPLAALATVIGLFFVLSWLGLWLWLPPLGRAAGVVIFGLLALAALSPFAFVRRPSIADALTRLDQRSGLPHRPAVALTDRLATNEGDAMTQALWRAHVERALAAARKLKAGWPSPRLLLHDPVALRALVLVLFVATFFAAGGDRQRRVAAAFNWQGVVSPANYRIDAWVTPPQYTARPPVILPGLRPGETARPTAALAVPTGSVLVVRASGATGLNVTLRGGIAADESAKPAAEAAPAAGTEEHRYVITEQGAVTLRGAGDPITWSFTAIPDRAPTIALTKDPEPQARGSLMLNYKIEDDYGVTEARANFALKPQQFDDTGMKPGGFKGARPLFEAPDMPLVLPQARTRNGTGQTLRDLSDHPWAGADVQLTLSATDEGGNEGRSESFDMRLPERLFTKPMARALVEQRRILALDAETKPRVLTALDALGIAPEVFQIEAGVYLGLRSIYWQLTRAKSDDALRDVVARLWDMAVRIEDGNISDAEAALRAAQEALRQALERGASEEEIKKLTEDLRAALDKFLQAMAEEMRKNPQMARPLDPNMRQLRSQDLQDMVKRIEELARSGAKEAAQRLLQELQQMLENLQTARPGQQDGEDSDDMMSALDELGNMIREQQQLRDRTFRQGQDQRRDRQRGQQGQQGQQGQQGQQNQQGMGELRQNQQALREQLQKLLEQLRQRGMGQQGEQGQNGMEQLGRAGEAMGEAEGQLGEGDGEGAVGSQGRALEALRRGAQGMAQAMQQQQQGMGQGPGQPGRNGPARAQQDTDPLGRPLRGRDYGDDTTVKVPGEIDVQRARRILEELRRRFSDPARPQIELDYIERLLKDF is encoded by the coding sequence ATCCTGTTGTCGCGCGGGATTTCACGGGCCCGCTGGTCGATTCTCTGGGAGCGCATCTGGCCCCCGCTCGCGGCTTTGGCGACGGTTATCGGCCTGTTTTTCGTATTGTCATGGCTCGGCCTCTGGCTGTGGCTGCCGCCATTGGGCCGCGCAGCGGGCGTGGTGATATTCGGGTTGCTGGCACTTGCGGCATTGTCACCCTTTGCCTTTGTCCGCAGGCCGAGCATTGCCGATGCCCTGACGCGTCTCGATCAGCGCAGCGGGCTACCGCATCGCCCTGCTGTCGCTCTGACCGACCGGCTGGCCACCAACGAGGGCGATGCGATGACGCAGGCGTTGTGGCGCGCGCATGTCGAGCGCGCCCTCGCTGCCGCCCGCAAGCTCAAGGCCGGCTGGCCATCCCCCCGTCTCTTGCTGCACGATCCGGTGGCGCTGCGCGCCCTCGTGCTGGTGCTGTTCGTTGCAACCTTCTTCGCGGCGGGTGGCGATCGCCAACGCCGTGTCGCGGCCGCTTTCAATTGGCAGGGCGTGGTGTCGCCGGCGAATTACCGTATCGATGCCTGGGTGACACCGCCGCAATATACGGCGCGCCCGCCAGTCATCTTGCCGGGGTTGCGACCGGGTGAAACGGCGCGGCCCACTGCAGCGCTTGCCGTTCCGACAGGATCGGTTCTGGTGGTGCGCGCCAGCGGTGCGACGGGGCTCAACGTCACCTTGCGTGGCGGCATTGCGGCTGACGAAAGTGCCAAACCAGCGGCCGAGGCCGCGCCTGCGGCTGGCACCGAAGAGCATCGTTATGTGATCACTGAGCAGGGCGCGGTCACATTGCGCGGCGCTGGCGATCCGATCACCTGGTCATTCACCGCAATTCCGGATCGCGCACCGACGATCGCACTGACGAAAGACCCCGAGCCGCAGGCGCGCGGCTCGCTGATGCTGAACTACAAGATCGAAGACGATTACGGCGTGACCGAAGCGCGCGCCAATTTCGCGCTGAAACCGCAACAATTCGACGATACCGGCATGAAGCCGGGAGGCTTCAAGGGCGCGCGGCCATTATTTGAAGCACCCGATATGCCGCTGGTTCTGCCACAGGCGCGCACGCGCAACGGCACCGGCCAGACGCTGCGTGATCTGTCCGATCATCCTTGGGCCGGCGCGGATGTTCAACTGACCTTGAGTGCGACTGACGAGGGCGGCAACGAAGGGCGATCCGAGTCATTCGACATGCGGTTGCCGGAGCGGCTTTTCACCAAGCCGATGGCGCGAGCGCTGGTCGAGCAGCGGCGTATTCTCGCCCTCGATGCAGAGACAAAGCCGCGGGTGCTGACAGCGCTGGATGCACTCGGGATCGCGCCGGAAGTCTTCCAGATCGAAGCTGGTGTCTATCTCGGCCTGCGCTCGATCTATTGGCAATTGACGCGCGCGAAATCCGATGACGCGCTGCGCGATGTCGTCGCCCGCCTGTGGGACATGGCCGTGCGGATCGAGGACGGCAATATTTCCGATGCCGAAGCCGCGTTGCGCGCTGCGCAGGAGGCGTTGCGTCAGGCGCTGGAGCGTGGTGCCAGCGAGGAGGAAATCAAAAAGCTCACCGAAGACCTGCGCGCCGCACTCGATAAATTCCTGCAGGCCATGGCGGAGGAGATGCGGAAGAATCCGCAGATGGCACGGCCGCTGGATCCGAACATGCGCCAGCTTCGGTCTCAAGATTTGCAGGACATGGTCAAGCGCATCGAGGAGCTTGCACGTTCCGGAGCAAAGGAGGCGGCGCAACGTCTGCTACAGGAACTGCAGCAGATGCTCGAAAATCTCCAGACGGCGCGGCCAGGCCAGCAGGATGGCGAGGACAGCGACGACATGATGTCGGCGCTCGACGAGCTCGGCAACATGATCCGTGAGCAGCAGCAATTGCGCGATCGCACGTTCCGTCAGGGGCAGGATCAACGTCGTGATCGTCAGCGTGGTCAACAGGGCCAGCAGGGACAACAGGGTCAGCAAGGTCAACAAAACCAGCAGGGCATGGGCGAATTGCGCCAGAACCAGCAAGCCCTGCGTGAGCAACTCCAGAAGTTGCTGGAGCAGTTGCGCCAGCGTGGCATGGGCCAGCAGGGCGAGCAGGGCCAGAACGGCATGGAGCAGCTCGGCCGTGCTGGTGAGGCCATGGGCGAGGCTGAGGGCCAACTCGGCGAGGGGGATGGCGAGGGTGCAGTCGGCTCGCAGGGGCGTGCGCTGGAAGCGTTGCGCCGTGGTGCCCAAGGCATGGCGCAAGCGATGCAACAGCAGCAACAGGGCATGGGTCAGGGGCCCGGGCAGCCTGGCCGCAACGGGCCTGCGCGCGCGCAGCAGGACACCGATCCGCTGGGGCGGCCGCTACGCGGTCGTGATTATGGCGACGATACGACAGTGAAAGTGCCGGGTGAGATCGACGTGCAGCGGGCACGGCGCATTCTGGAAGAATTACGCCGTCGCTTCTCGGATCCTGCTCGGCCGCAGATCGAACTCGATTATATCGAGCGTCTGCTCAAGGATTTCTGA
- a CDS encoding cell division protein FtsX translates to MAQARNISDQPAAGNAPLPTIESSIVPHQSIGGRALMAVVAIMTFLASLTTGAVMLVRANAADWQTEVLREVTIQIRPGAGRDLEASVKTAVDIARSFSGISDVRPYSKEESAQLLEPWIGSGLAVSDLPVPRVIIVKLASGAQPDIPAMRKALTDKVPGASLDDHRGWIDRMRAMSDFVVVGGIIVLGLVIAATILSVSFATSGAMAANRPVIEVLHFIGARDRFIAGQFQRHFLWLGLKGGAIGGAAAILLFALIAPIEAMIRGTAGAEQFAALFGSITMGATGYVVILLQIILIAAVAAESSRRTVNQTIASI, encoded by the coding sequence ATGGCGCAGGCGCGCAATATATCCGATCAGCCAGCGGCGGGAAACGCACCGCTGCCGACGATCGAATCGTCGATCGTTCCGCATCAATCGATTGGCGGGCGGGCACTGATGGCAGTCGTTGCGATCATGACGTTCCTCGCGTCGCTGACGACCGGAGCCGTCATGCTGGTGCGCGCCAATGCCGCGGACTGGCAAACCGAAGTTCTGCGCGAAGTGACGATCCAGATCAGGCCGGGCGCCGGCCGCGATCTTGAAGCTTCGGTGAAAACGGCTGTGGACATTGCGCGCTCATTCTCCGGGATCTCGGACGTGCGCCCCTACTCAAAAGAAGAATCGGCGCAGCTTCTTGAGCCTTGGATCGGCTCCGGCCTCGCGGTCAGCGATCTTCCCGTCCCGCGGGTCATCATCGTCAAGCTCGCGTCCGGGGCGCAGCCAGATATTCCAGCCATGCGCAAGGCGCTGACCGACAAGGTGCCGGGCGCTTCGCTTGATGACCATCGGGGTTGGATCGACAGAATGCGGGCGATGAGCGATTTTGTGGTGGTTGGCGGTATTATCGTGCTTGGGCTTGTGATCGCTGCCACGATCCTCTCGGTCAGTTTCGCGACCAGCGGTGCGATGGCGGCGAATCGGCCGGTCATCGAGGTGCTGCATTTCATCGGTGCGCGTGATCGTTTCATCGCCGGCCAGTTTCAGCGGCATTTCCTCTGGCTGGGCCTGAAGGGCGGAGCGATCGGCGGCGCCGCGGCTATTCTGCTATTCGCGCTGATCGCCCCGATCGAAGCCATGATCCGTGGCACAGCGGGGGCGGAGCAGTTCGCGGCCCTGTTCGGCTCGATTACCATGGGTGCAACCGGATATGTTGTCATCCTTCTGCAGATCATCCTGATCGCGGCGGTCGCGGCGGAATCTTCGCGCCGGACCGTGAATCAGACCATCGCCTCGATCTGA
- a CDS encoding YdcF family protein: MILLLLFAVAGGFLWFLSGVPVSEIILSSRADGIVVLTGGASRIEDAIELLAKGNGQRLLISGVNPSTSEREITRLKPEHGNIITCCVDLDRTAVNTITNATETRRWAKNRGFKSLIVVTSNYHMPRAMAELSHQLPDISLVAFPVVSEQLKAGWSSGPTLRLLFVEYVKYMAAIARMRVPILDRMFA, translated from the coding sequence GTGATTCTGCTGCTCCTGTTCGCGGTTGCCGGTGGTTTTCTATGGTTCCTGAGCGGCGTACCGGTCAGCGAGATCATCCTGAGCAGCCGGGCCGACGGCATCGTCGTTCTCACCGGCGGCGCCTCACGGATCGAGGATGCGATCGAACTCCTGGCGAAAGGCAACGGGCAACGTCTGCTGATCTCCGGTGTCAACCCGTCCACCAGCGAGCGCGAAATCACACGCTTGAAGCCAGAGCACGGCAACATCATCACCTGTTGCGTCGATCTCGACCGCACCGCAGTCAACACCATCACCAATGCCACCGAGACACGGCGCTGGGCCAAGAATCGCGGTTTCAAATCCTTGATCGTCGTGACGTCGAACTATCACATGCCGCGGGCGATGGCTGAATTGTCACATCAGCTTCCCGATATTTCTTTGGTTGCCTTTCCGGTCGTCAGCGAACAACTGAAAGCGGGCTGGTCGAGCGGCCCTACGCTCCGTCTCCTCTTTGTCGAATACGTGAAGTATATGGCCGCGATCGCGCGCATGCGGGTGCCGATCCTCGACCGGATGTTTGCGTGA